A segment of the Sporomusaceae bacterium FL31 genome:
AATCCGTGGCCTGGAGCTTACTGTTGTTACCAAAATAGGGTTCTCAAAATATGGCGTTCAAGAATACATGATGCCGATATGGCTACTACGAGGCCAGGACGGGTAGTCAAAGTTACAGCTGAGGGAATTTTAGTTGAAACTGGGTTAGGTGTCATTGAAATTCTTGAAGTTCAACCTGAGAGCAAGCGTCGAATGTTAGCCAAAGAATGTGCGTGCGGTTATTGTATCAATACAGGTGAGATTTTTGGGTAAGAAGGTGAAGAAATGATTGAAGTTGTACCTCGGCCTAAAAAACGCTTATTTCTTGCACTAATCATCATCAGTTTAATTGTTACTAGTGTCTCAACATATGGCATTTGGATGGTAAGCTTTGCCGGTTTGGCTACTATTAGCCAATATCTGCCAATGGTGTTTGGCGTTATCTTACTTATCACAGTTGTAGCAATCGCCAGCGGTATTGTTGGCATTATTTTTGCAATATTAGGATTTCCTACGCTCGGGGTCTTTCAAGGCCTTGCATGGTCAGCTATTAACTTGTTATTCCCACTTGCAATTCGCATTGGTAAATTGCTGGATTTGGATAAGGAAAGAATAGAGCGATCTTTTATTGAGGTTAGTAATCATTTAATTCGTCGTAAATGTGTGAGGGTTAATCCTGAAAAGTTATTAATTCTTACACCCCATTGTATTCAACAAGAGAGCTGTCCTCATAAAATTACTAGAGATGTAGAGAATTGTAAGTTATGCGGTAATTGTCAGGTCGGAGACCTTTTACTATTGTCTCGCCAACTTGGTTTTCATTTTGCTGTTGTCACAGGTGGAACTTTAGCGAGGAAAGTAATTAAAACAGTACGTCCGCAAGCTGTTCTGGCGATTGCCTGTGAGCGCGATCTGACCAGTGGAATACAAGATGTGTATCCGCTTCCTGTCATTGGGGTGCTAAACGAACGACCATTTGGTCCTTGTTGTAATACGAAGGTTAATATGAATGATGTCGAGCGTGCAATCAGAGAATTTTTGCCCGAAGAAAAGTAGGTGATAATATGGATGCTAGGCAAGTGGCTTTAAAGATCATTAATGATGTCAATGCAAATGGTGCATATTCCAATATTGCTTTGGCAAAAGAAATAAACCGACATAAATTGTCAGATCAGGATCGTCGGTTCATCACGGAATTAGTGTATGGAACAATAAAAGCAGGGGAGACATTAGATTGGATACTCGGTCACTATAGTAGCCGGCCGCTTGAGAAGATGTCGCCAATCATTCGTGATATTTTGCGTATGGGTGCTTATCAGATTTTTTTCCTGTCGAAAGTTCCCAGTTCAGCTGCTTGCAATCAGTCGGTTGAATTAGCCAAAAAATATGGACATGCCGGAACGGTTAAGTTTGTCAATGCGGTTTTAAGAAATGCAGCTCGTGCTCCTGAAAAATCAGAATATCCTAATCAGACCGAAAATTCCATCTTATATTTATCTTTAAAATATTTTCATCCCAAGTGGCTGGTTGCCCGATGGGTTGCCCGATTAGGCTTTGATGCTGCTCAAGCATTATGTGCAGCAAATAATATAACGCCGCCGTTGTCAATAAGAACGAATACTATCAAAAATAGTCGTACAGAACTTGCTGAACAATTGCTTCAAGAAGGTGTTGTATTTGATTTATCATCTCGTACACCAGAAGGCTTGGTTTGTCGGGAGTATCCGGCACTGGGAAGTCTAAAATCATTGCGTGATGGCTTGTTTCAGGTTCAGGATGAAAGTTCAATGATGGTTGCCCATGTTCTTGATCCTCAGCCAGGAGAATTTATTATTGACGCATGCGGCGCGCCTGGAGGTAAATCAACGCATATTGCAGCGCTTATGGGCAATGTCGGCAGAGTGATTTCGACTGATATTCATGAACATAAATTAGCATTAACCTTAGAAAACGCTCAGCGCTTAGGTGTCAGTATTATAGAAACTAAAGCATTAGATGCTGTTCATTTAGGTGATTTATATCCTTTGCAAGCCGATAGGGTTCTTGTCGATGCCCCATGTTCTGGCTTGGGAGTTTTACGCCGTAAACCGGATTCACGCTGGCGCAAGACCGAAGCAACACTCAAAGACTTACCAGTGCTGCAAATGGCAATTCTCAAAAGTGCCGCGAATTGCGTTAAACCGGGTGGGGTTTTGGTTTATAGTACATGTACCACTGAGCTTGAAGAAAATCAGGAGATTATCAATCAATTTTTAGTGGACAGGCCGGAGTTTAAGCTTCAGACGACTGGAGAGTTTCTTCCGGTAAAAAGTAATGAACAAATGGTTCAATTTTGGCCTCATACTGACGGTGTTGATGGTTTCTTTATTGCACGTCTCAAACGGGCTGAGTAGGTGAACGAATGAAAACAAATCTATTTGGTCTATTTCGAACAGAGCTGGAAGCGTTAGTTGCTTCAATAGGGCTAGAAAAATATCGGTCTCTGCAAATTCTGGAATGGATGTATCAGCGCGGAATTTATGACTTTGAACAAATGACCAATCTCCCGGCAGCTAAAAGAAAGCTTCTAAGTGATGTTTTTAGCATTGAGGCCGCCAGCTTAAAAATGCAGCAGATTTCTTCAGACGGAAAAACCAGCAAATATTTGCTGGGCTTTAGTGATGGAGAGGCGATTGAAACTGTATTAATGCGCCAGCCCTATGGCAATAGTGTTTGTGTATCCAGTCAAGTAGGGTGTAGCATGGGGTGCGTATTTTGTGCTTCAACTTTACATGGAGCTATTCGTAATCTTATGGCAGGTGAAATGTTGGCTCAAGTGTTATATGTGAATCAACTTCTGCGTGTTGAAGGCAAGTCTGTTAATAATATTGTGATTATGGGATCAGGGGAACCACTGGTTAATTATGATCATGTAGTGAATTTTATTCGCTTATGCCACGAAGATTATTGTTTAAATCTCAGTTATCGAAATATAACATTATCTACATCAGGTGTTGTTCCTGCAATTGATCGACTTAGTCAAGAAGGGCTGCCGATTACTTTATCAATCTCCCTTCATGCTCCTGATAATAGTATTCGATCAAAATTGATGCCAATCAATCATCACTATTCAATTTTAGATGTTGTGGCTGCGGGAGATCGTTATATTAAGAGCACTGGCCGGCGTGTCACCTATGAATACATCTTAATAGCGGGGCTCAATGATCAGCCTGAGCATGCAAAACAATTGGCTGAATTACTAAAAGGTCAGTTATGCAATGTGAATCTGATACCCGTTAATAACGTTGCTGAACGTGGCCTGCATAGACCTACAGCAGCGAAGGTTGCTGAGTTTGAACAGATATTATTGGCATGCAAAATGAATGTCACAGTCAGAAGGGAAATGGGTTCAGACATTCAAGCTGCATGTGGACAATTAAGAAATGAAGCATTAAAAACCATACATTAACGGCTAACCGTTCATGTATGGTTTTTTTATTTGATGGCAATAATGGGGATAGGCTTAATGGCGATTTTTGACTATAATGGGAATATGGCTTATAATATTCTATATGATTCCAGTGAGGTGTGCAGCATGACTTTTGTCCGGAACTTGGAAAACATATTTGAGAAGTATATTGAAGGTTTTTTTAATAAAAAATTCTCAAGTGGGTTACAGCCAGTTGAAATAGCAAAACAATTAGTAAAAGAAATGAATAGTCAGCGATCGGTGGGAATTTCACAGGTTTATGTTCCTAACGCGTATTCAGTATTCTTGAAAAAAGATGATTATGAGCGAATTGCGCCTTATGGAAGTGTAATTCGTGATGAGTTATCGCAATATTTAATAGAAGAAGCAACTCGTAAGAGCTATACGATTATTGGCGAGCCAATTGTCGATATTTTCATGGAAGATGAATTAGGTAAGGAACTATTCCGTATTAGCAGTTCCTTTACGGAACCGTTGCCGTGTGAAAAGATAAATGAAGTAATCGAATGTTCGTCTTCGGATACACGAGTTTTTGAAAAGATGTGTTTTGCTTCAATGCCTATTATGGACAAACAACATTTTGGCAAAGTTCAAATTGTTGAAGGTCTTGATAAGGGCATGAAATTCGAAGTAGGCAGTAAGCGGATTAATATTGGCAGACGAGAAAGTAATGAGTTGCCGCTTACCGATATGAATACTTCCCGATTACATGCCTATATCATTTATGAAGAGGGCAATCATGTTTTACATGATGCAAAGAGTTTGAATGGCACCTATGTGAATGGGCATCGGATAACTAGAAAGATTCTTTGCTCAGGGGATCGGATCAAGGTAGGAAACACCATCATTTTATATGAGGTGAATTAATTTGCCAATTAAAGTGTTGCTGCCAACGCTGCTTAGCATTATTTTGCAGTATAGTATGGTTGTACTTATCTATTATTTTCTGTTTCGGGTGATTAAAGTCTTGCATTCAGACTTAAAACTGATTCGGCAATCTGATAGTGCGCAAAAACTAAACACCTATGCAGGCGTGTATGGAAGCTCTGCTAAACTAATCGTGATAGATAATGGAAACATAACATTAAACAGTTCCATCTATTCAGTCGATGAATCATTATCAATTGGACGGAATAGATCGAACGATATTGTAATTGATGATGCGTTTGTTTCACATGATCATGCTTGTATAACAAAATATAAGCATGATTATTGGCTAACAGATTTAAAAAGCACCAATAGAACTTATCTCAATGGACAGCTTGTTTTGGATGAAGTTGCGTTAAATAAAGGGGATATCATAAAGATTGGCGCGGTTACTTTTAAATTTGAGAGGTGACAGGTATTGCTGGTATTTGCTAAATCAGATATTGGTCTAGTCCGGCAAACCAACGAGGATAGTTATGCATGTATTCCCCCTAGTCTTT
Coding sequences within it:
- a CDS encoding ribosomal RNA small subunit methyltransferase B, which codes for MDARQVALKIINDVNANGAYSNIALAKEINRHKLSDQDRRFITELVYGTIKAGETLDWILGHYSSRPLEKMSPIIRDILRMGAYQIFFLSKVPSSAACNQSVELAKKYGHAGTVKFVNAVLRNAARAPEKSEYPNQTENSILYLSLKYFHPKWLVARWVARLGFDAAQALCAANNITPPLSIRTNTIKNSRTELAEQLLQEGVVFDLSSRTPEGLVCREYPALGSLKSLRDGLFQVQDESSMMVAHVLDPQPGEFIIDACGAPGGKSTHIAALMGNVGRVISTDIHEHKLALTLENAQRLGVSIIETKALDAVHLGDLYPLQADRVLVDAPCSGLGVLRRKPDSRWRKTEATLKDLPVLQMAILKSAANCVKPGGVLVYSTCTTELEENQEIINQFLVDRPEFKLQTTGEFLPVKSNEQMVQFWPHTDGVDGFFIARLKRAE
- the rlmN gene encoding putative dual-specificity RNA methyltransferase RlmN, with translation MKTNLFGLFRTELEALVASIGLEKYRSLQILEWMYQRGIYDFEQMTNLPAAKRKLLSDVFSIEAASLKMQQISSDGKTSKYLLGFSDGEAIETVLMRQPYGNSVCVSSQVGCSMGCVFCASTLHGAIRNLMAGEMLAQVLYVNQLLRVEGKSVNNIVIMGSGEPLVNYDHVVNFIRLCHEDYCLNLSYRNITLSTSGVVPAIDRLSQEGLPITLSISLHAPDNSIRSKLMPINHHYSILDVVAAGDRYIKSTGRRVTYEYILIAGLNDQPEHAKQLAELLKGQLCNVNLIPVNNVAERGLHRPTAAKVAEFEQILLACKMNVTVRREMGSDIQAACGQLRNEALKTIH
- a CDS encoding phosphopeptide-binding protein, with the protein product MAIFDYNGNMAYNILYDSSEVCSMTFVRNLENIFEKYIEGFFNKKFSSGLQPVEIAKQLVKEMNSQRSVGISQVYVPNAYSVFLKKDDYERIAPYGSVIRDELSQYLIEEATRKSYTIIGEPIVDIFMEDELGKELFRISSSFTEPLPCEKINEVIECSSSDTRVFEKMCFASMPIMDKQHFGKVQIVEGLDKGMKFEVGSKRINIGRRESNELPLTDMNTSRLHAYIIYEEGNHVLHDAKSLNGTYVNGHRITRKILCSGDRIKVGNTIILYEVN
- a CDS encoding phosphopeptide-binding protein is translated as MPIKVLLPTLLSIILQYSMVVLIYYFLFRVIKVLHSDLKLIRQSDSAQKLNTYAGVYGSSAKLIVIDNGNITLNSSIYSVDESLSIGRNRSNDIVIDDAFVSHDHACITKYKHDYWLTDLKSTNRTYLNGQLVLDEVALNKGDIIKIGAVTFKFER